The nucleotide sequence CTGACAGGCCCAGACGATATGTGCGGAGATTGCAGAGAGTCCCCACTTTTTCGCAGGCTTCGCTGCATCCTTGATGGTCCAGGAGTACCGTTTGGTAAGCAATGCACGGGCGATAACCCGGCATGTGATTTACAACCCTGGGCCGACGCAATTTGTTATACCGATTGGATGCTCTACGTTGTATCTGTTTTCGGCTTGGTCAAGGTAGGAATCTCCAGAAGAGAGAAGGGGAATTGCAGTGTCGGGTTCACACAACGAATTATCAGCCAAGGTGCAGGAGAGTGGATTGCCTTTGGACCGCTCCGTGACATGGAAACAGCTCAGAGGACCGAGGACGAGCTGAGTAATGATTTGTCTCTTACTCAACGAGTTACATCAGCAGAGAAGTGGAACTACATAAACTACGGAAAAGAAGATGTCCCGCTGCCACGGGAAGAAGTTCTACGGTGGACCGAGAATCAGGGGATCCCGCTCTACATGGAGGGGAGCTTTGCCGAATATTTCACTTCCATGCCGGACAACCCCTATCCAGTGTTTGGCACAGTCAAAGACGGCGTTCAGGGTAGTCTATGCTGGTCGAGGGGCTCGATAGCAGTCTTCGAGCATAATGGCAATCGAACAGCATACGATCTTGCTGAGTTGGCAGGTCTCTCCACGGTGGGTGGTCTATGATGAGTTTGGTACTTGATGAGCATGGCGTGTTTTTGGGTAAGCGAGGTCGGTCATTGTATGTTAAAACACCAGATGGAACGAAGAGCAGACGTTCGACCTACAACCTTAATGAAGTCGTTGTGACATGCAGATGCACCATCAGCTCTTCTGCAATCAGGCTGCTTGCTCAGAATGGGATACCGGTTGTGTATGTTAGTCGAGGCAAACCGTACGCCCTCCTGCACCCCTTCTTCAATCACGGGACGGTTCACACTAGACGGGAGCAGCTAGCTGCCTTTCGTGACAGCCGAGGTATACACTTAGCAAAGAGATTCGTGCAAGGGGCGATGGTCAACAAAGAGAGGCTTCTGAAGTATCTAGGAGGAAATCGCGAAGACACAAGCCCGAACGAGGCGGCCAGACTTTCAAAAATAGCAGGGAGAATCAATGAGCTTGTAGAGAAGCTCGATAAGGACTGGGATACACTATCAACTGCAAGAAATCAGTTGATGGGTATTGAGGCTAGGGCCGCGAAATACTACTTCAAAGGATTGCAGTTGATTGTTCCCGACGAGTTCAACTTCGAGGCAAGAGAACGGCGGCCGGCAAAAGATCCCGTCAACTCGATGCTTTCCTACGGCTATGCGGTCCTCTACAGCAGAGCACTGATTGCCATCGCAGCGTGTGGATTGGAACCGTTTGCGGGTTTTCTCCACACCGACAGATCTGGTAAACCA is from Candidatus Lokiarchaeota archaeon and encodes:
- a CDS encoding DUF2797 domain-containing protein, which gives rise to MEIPSTVSRTIDSGAKTQQSSSRLCPQTLSTMKGYDYRWFYGHPIPFVRYQDRVGEGAFPLFGYQNLRFLSTKYCTNCQAILTGPDDMCGDCRESPLFRRLRCILDGPGVPFGKQCTGDNPACDLQPWADAICYTDWMLYVVSVFGLVKVGISRREKGNCSVGFTQRIISQGAGEWIAFGPLRDMETAQRTEDELSNDLSLTQRVTSAEKWNYINYGKEDVPLPREEVLRWTENQGIPLYMEGSFAEYFTSMPDNPYPVFGTVKDGVQGSLCWSRGSIAVFEHNGNRTAYDLAELAGLSTVGGL
- the cas1 gene encoding CRISPR-associated endonuclease Cas1 — protein: MMSLVLDEHGVFLGKRGRSLYVKTPDGTKSRRSTYNLNEVVVTCRCTISSSAIRLLAQNGIPVVYVSRGKPYALLHPFFNHGTVHTRREQLAAFRDSRGIHLAKRFVQGAMVNKERLLKYLGGNREDTSPNEAARLSKIAGRINELVEKLDKDWDTLSTARNQLMGIEARAAKYYFKGLQLIVPDEFNFEARERRPAKDPVNSMLSYGYAVLYSRALIAIAACGLEPFAGFLHTDRSGKPSLVLDMVEEFRQVAVDRTIIRLITHQQVEPDSFHLEGGAVMMDDETRRTLLRELLEGMNGEVRCEGNKKRKLNRVIMRQSRKLVRFLIGKSNTYEPYEFRW